DNA sequence from the Phyllopteryx taeniolatus isolate TA_2022b chromosome 14, UOR_Ptae_1.2, whole genome shotgun sequence genome:
AATACAAAGCACATACAAAACGTTTGTTAAAgaaatggtgtaaaaaaaaggatttggaGGATGTTTTTAGGATAACATTATCTTTTGTCTCACCTTTATCTAGTTTGTTATAGATGTGCCTGGGCAATTCTGCTGAGGATTCCACATTGGGGGGGTAGACATACAAGGCTCTACTGTGGGGTCCGTTACAGTCTCTAAGGTCCACTGCCTCTTTgcaaacattcaaaatgttcCTTCTGAAGTCCTGCACTTCCGTATCTTTAACCAAATCGAACTCGCATATGGGCATCCCAATAGCGAAACCTAAAAGGGAAGAGAGTTAAAGCCAATAGTAGTTTATAATAGCTGCACGAGGCCTCTGttataacaaaaaaagtcaatcttTTTCAGCCAAAACCGTTCAGCTGAAAATTACGTGATCTGATCGAGACAACTCTAGAAAATGCTCATTGTTTTTTCCATATATAATAGAACTATTCAAATTCTGAAGCTTCAAAGTTAGTAAAGCACAAAATTGGAGTCATTGCAAAAACCTTTTGCCACAGTTGTAATCAGACCCAGTCAAAGAATTGTATCAAACATTCTGTCTTCTTAATAAATGGTAATGACCCACTGCATtgtttattactgtggttgCTAGTGACTGACATCTGAGTATTACGCAGTGCAGTTCtatatgggctgaaatatgtgccagcagAAACTGaattgaaatcatttaaatttgtattgtttaatttgaaacattgcatttaaaaactgaatgaaatagtataatttgaaattgaatttcttAGTTTGGAACTGAAGTCCAGTAAACAAAAGTCAATGTAAGAATTTTTTATCGGCAATGAAAATtctaattatatacagtattttcacattcagtgtgatcatttcagattcagttcgaCAGATTCAATGTCAAATTAGCTGTGACGGACATTCGGGGACTGTAAGGAAGAGCAATCGATTGGCGAGTCACAGATCTCCTCTTCGGCTAATCAGCGCCTtcgtttttttaatcatgtgacATGGGGATTTCCAATAACTTGGAAACTGCGCCATGATTTTAAAGTTTAACTTGTTCAAAACTGTGGCCAAATTTCAGCCCTCCAACCTTTGACTTTAATAGTTTTGTCTTTGGTGGAAAACATCcaattccaaaaaaatgtccaaaagaaaatggacaacGGATGCATAAGTGCTGGACTACAATTCATTCATCTGAACCccctaaattcatttgaaacagtgctgtCTGTATTGAGATGTGGTGTGTGCCGTTTCTACCCCTAGGTGTCAGTAAAGACTAAGGCATGGAGTTCTATGCCTGGATGACATTACGTTACGGGGGGGACGGAAAGACGAATTAGTCACGTCGGTGTGATGTCCTTTCCTTTGTTCGAAAGTAAGCACCTTTTTATCTCTTTCTGACCGTATGAGACATTCCACAAAGGTTAGGGAAAGGTggtataaaggttaaaatactgtagctggttaaaagatttgacttcccggagAGTCCCCATGTCACGTGATTAAAAAAACGAAGGTGCTGATTGGCCGAAGAGGAGATCTGTTTATCGCcgatcgattgctattccttacGGTCCctggatgtctgtcacagctaatttggAATTGAATTTGTCAAACTGAATCTGAAGTGATTAAACTTTATGTGGAAATATATCATTAGAATTTTcattgaagataaaaaaaatcttacattcactttcaagtttattggacttccaaacaaataaattcaatttcaaattatactattcagattcagtttttaaatgcgatgtttcaaattaaacaatacaaattcaaattatgtttttcaaattcagtttttgaatacaattattcaagtgtagaaattcaaattcagttcctgctgacacatatttcagcccatagtTCTACACCACTTAAAAATATCACAATAAGCTTATTGTTAATTCAAAATCTCCCTTATAGTATGGTAATTCAAGAACGATACCTATTTCTCGATTGAGAATCTTCTCTTCTCTGTTTCCTACAGGCTCAATGACTTTGAGGAAGGCCTGGAAGAGTCTGAGGTCACATAACCTTCTGGTTTCATCATAAAACTCCTCTCGTTCTGCCTCTTGGGTGACACTGACAAAGATGTAGGAGCTCTCCTCTTGCAGCAGATGATAAAGAGGGTATTTCCGGGCTTCTTTGAAAAGTTCGTGCTTCACTGTGATCAACGTGGCCTCACGAAGGCACTCCAATGTGAGGATCATGCCATTCGGCAGGAGGCAGTCCACTTTGATGCTGGGTGGCATCAAGTGCATCCCCCATAGTTCTCCCGAGGATGGCCTGGGAGGCATGGTTGCTCTGGTTAATCCACCTGCTTATTATGAGTTCGATGTGAACCAGCTAAAGGGATAGAAGGAAAACAAGAGTTACATAAGAACAACTGAACTGTGAACAATAATGCAGgagtctaaaaaataaatgtttgcgaTTTCTAAGCTGATGGGCTTCCTTTCCTTTCGGCGAGAGCAAATAACCTAATGCGGTTTTATTTCGTCATTTGGCTTGGAGGGGGAAGAACATTTTATGAACAttctaaacacatttttaacaatacTATGCAACCTTTAAAGATGTACCTCGTTGTATTCTGTGTTTCACTGCAGTCGCGTCATCCACCTTAACACTACACACCACTACTGATGACATAGAACACATTTCCTAATTTTATTCATGACTTCAAAACTTCCCCAATTACATGCGTAACAAAGCTCTGACAACATTTCCAAATGTATAGTTTAAAAACGTCCCTCAATAACATAAAAGGTGAGTAAGATcatttttcaaatccatttaataatgtttttttttctttgattctGCCAAATCTGATGTAAACTGATCAATTCACAGAAATTATTTTTACCCACAGCTGGCCTTGTGATGATACTCCGACCGGCCATGATGGTTCATATTTTTTGTCACTTCACAcgctaatttcatgaattttaaaaactacaaatgCCTTTTAACTGTGCTATTGACCTTCTGGAGGTTTTTTTCTATGAATGTTTTGAGTACGGCGgatgattggttagcacatctgcctcacagttctgaggacccgggatcaaatccggcctcaccagtgtggagtttgcatgttctctccgggtactccgctttcctctcgcattccaaaaacattcatggtaggttaattgaagactccaaattgcccggaggtgtgaatgtgagtgcaaatggtcaCTTGTTTACATGTGACCTGAGATTGGCGgaagaccagttcagggtgtacccggcctcttgcctagagtcagctgggatagctgcCAGCACACtagcaaccctagtgaggataagcggttcagaacatggatggatggatggagtgctgttttttttaaactttgtaattaattaaaattatcatcatcatcatcatattattatcagtttgtgtgtttagcaagctttccaaTGATACCAACCTTCTGAAAATAGGATAAATATTAAGAAATTCATTAACGTTATTAACTTGGACTAAACTAAAAGGTCACACCAAAAATCTTAAACACTATTGATTTAGTATTAAGAAATTGGCCAGGAATTGgtgcattttcatttcagttttaaagattcatacattttcttttatatttatcaCAGAAAATTCGTACTTATATCAATGGCGTCTTCTTTAAAAGCTCTTTCTGATCACGCTGATCTGATGTACATAAATTACTGTTTGAAATTTTACACAAATGCCTAATTAATGTGATAAAAAGGCAAGCGTTCCATTAGTATTTGCATGATAATCTTATCTCATTGATGGTAACCAACTACCGCACGAAAGCAATGCAATTACAGTATGATCGTCTTCAACAAACATGTCAACAAACTTCTGAGCCGACTAATTTTGTCCTGGCATTTCCTCAAGTAAAAGTGCTAGGATATTGTTTTCAAAGCATAAACCAGCCAGTCATCCCTCCAAACTTTGTTATGCTACTCGCACGGCTAACGTTAGCTGTTATTCGTTAACTGCATTTTCGCGAGCAGATCGATGTCATGAGCAATACGGAAAACCTCAATACACAAGCTAGTATACATCTATAACAGGGACATTTGCGATTAGGTGGTTGTTTATCAAACTAGGTAaatcaggggggggggggggaactattCTAAGTACCTGTGTCACAGAGCTAGTCCGAACCGGTTCCAGCACAACCATTAGCAGCGGCGGCTAACTGGGTAAATCCCATTCGATCCCGCTTCGAAAGTCCAAACATGAGTCCTTCCTAACGATGACTATGGGACTGAAAGACGCCTCTTATTGCCCAGTAGTGGTGCGGGAAATAAAAAGACTACTTCATGATGTTCTTGGTTGGGCTGCCCCCAAAGTGAACGGCACAGTATGGTACCATGTTAGCTCGTCGGAGCTAACTGCTAGCAGGCTCCTCGTGACGGACCGCCCTCTGCTCCGAGATAAGGGAAGGGGAAGCGGATTGTTGTTACGAGATGGGGCTGATGGCGGAGAGTTTACTGGAAACGACTTACTCACTTATTTATCTTCCTGTTAGAGTGAATGAGGTAAACGTGAAGGTATTCAGTCGATTAGATCATTGGTTCTTTTCAACTCGTGTCTCCCTGAAacccgcattttcctattgGAAATGTCGTGACTCACTTTTATGGAGGTTAATAacccatccagccattttccggGCCGCTTATCCTCccgagggtcgcgggagtgctggagcctatcccagctatcttcgggcaggaggcggggtacaccctgagctggttaccagccaatcgcagggcacatacaaacaaacaaccattcgcactcatattcacacctacgggcaatttagagtcttcaattaacctaccatgcatgcaaaccggagcgcccggacaaaacccatgcagatatggggaaaacatgcaaactccacacaggcgggattgaacccaggtcctcagaattgtgaggcagacgctctaaccagtcgtccaccgtgccgctgtgggtaaggttatgtttttaaatactcaACCCACTAAAATTTAGGGATATTCGGCCTTCAGGttaaatttcaggatgaacctaaactgCACCACAAcgagagagactggaagagtcacagaaagacgTGGGGTCCATGAATCCAACAGCAATTTTGAATTTTAGCCATTCAGCTTTTCAGCGCTGAGATGAGGGCAGCTGCTACATTGACATGAGATGGAATTGGTAGTGGAGAGTTTACTGAAAACAACTTCTTACTCACTGATTTTCTTTGACCAGAGCGGCGATGACCCCTGTATTTAAGTCCAGTAACAAATCAATCACAATCAAGAATCCTTTATTTAAATAGTACCTATCCTTTCATATtcaaacaaagcaacaaaaagtgtttcacaaatcaggtaatttaaaaacaacaaccctaactactataaaaaataaaagaaaaataattaacctacctgtacatactgtaactctaaaaataattttgtttccCAGTGAAATGTTCTAACAATGTAAAAACCAAATGTTAGAATAATTAACGCCATAAAATTGTTTAATCCTTGCACATACACTTACACTCTATTGTAAGTCAAAGATAGTCGATGGAAATCATAACCATCACGATTATTGTAAATCATTTTGTATGTTTATCTCTTGTTGAGTTGCAAAGCAGGGGTGACTCAATAGAAGATAACCTTTTTGTAGTCACACAACAGGGGAAATCTGCATATTTTCACAGGTTAGGATCATTAAAGAATCTGTAAAGTGAaatcagagatttgtttctcaatacattatacatgtttttcACCCTTTTAGTTTTCTcctatttttggaacgtggccAAGTGACGCACTTGAGCGTCCGTCATAAGTCGGCCTTCCACCACTATACAAGTTGAGTGCCTTCCTTTGTTATTTGACACAACTGtgacatgcagttagctagctagctatgcctacaccccaaaaatggaTAGTCGgctggtgtggccgctttagagcgcatCATTGTTGGCCTTAAGTGTGCGCATGGCAAGGTGAGAAGGCAAAAGAGCgaggtaaattttttttttgaccaaatcCGACTTGACAGCTAGCGTGTGGACAAGGCCTTTGCgctggcgtggctgctttacagcgcctcgttgttgcggTGTGGAAAAGCCCCGCGATGAACGGTGGGGAATATTCCAGCCACTGGGGGCTTTGAGTGGATATATTTTCGTGGCTCAAACATTTAGTTATGTGTCGGTATAAGAAAGACACTAGACGAAGTAGCATTCATTTTTCCAGGTTATAGAAGTAGTATTTGATCGACAGCTTAGCGtggcgtggtttcagcgcattcaagCGGATACTCTCATAGTGTTCGAGAGCGGAtagaatggcttgatttttcatgattttgaaacctcattttaaatatccatccattttctgccacttattcgaggtcgggtcacgggggcagtagctttagcagggacgcccagacttccctctccccagccacttcatccagctcttccggccgaaagacatagtctctccagcgtgtcctgggtcatccccggggtctcctcccggtgggacgtgcccagaacacctcaccagggaggcgtccgaatcagatgccccagccacctcatctggctcctctcaatgtggaggagtagcgactctactctgagatcctcccggatgaccgagcttcttaccctatctctaagagcccggacaccctgcggaggaaactcatttcggccgcttgtatccgggatcttgttctttcggtcacgacctaCAGCTcatgaccgtaggtgagggtaggaacgtagatcgaccggcaAATTGagcgcttcgcctttcagcttagctccttctttaccacaacggaccgatacaaagtccacatcagtGCAGACACTGCACAGATCCGCCTGTCAaactcctgttccattcttccctcactcgtgaacaagaccctaagatacttgaactcctccacttggggcagcatctcatccccaacctggagagggaacgccacccttttccgactgaggaccatggtctcagatttggaggtgctgattctcatcccagccgcttcacactcggctgcgaactgctccagtgagagttggaggtcacggtttgatgaagccaacagaaccacatcatctgcaaaaagcagagatgcaatactgaggccaccaaaccggaccccctctacgcctcggctgcgccttgaaattctgtccataaaagttatgaacagaatcgtggacaaagggcagccttggcggagtccaaccctcactgggaacgagtctgacttactgccagatatgcggaccaaactctgactccggtcgtacagggaccgaacagcccgtatcagggggttccgtaccccatactcccaaaacACCCCccacaacacatgtagactggttagaTATTTGGttagatatttttttgcattcaaatttggcagggttgttcacAACTTTCTTCCCTGTGGTGTGTAacatttagaagacatttattttcactttacacagATTTTAAAGATATCACAGATGTTAGGCACTTTTTGTGAGAAacctagaattttttttttacaataaatctgGACCCCCCCTTGTCCTCTGAAACTATTCAAGTATTTATCATTCCAGCTGACATTATAACGCTGCATACAAAAAGGAATTTCGTTCTAAGAGAAAATGCatagcattttaaataaaacagaagTGGAAAGTAATAAAATGGTGTTCCTCATGTTATGAAAGACTGGAGGGACCTACTGTTTGTTTTGGTCACTGGTATAATGGAGGGCACATGATTCAGAAACACAGAAGTTTGAGAAAGGTGTCAAAATAACATTTctcttgtgaaaaaaaaaacagaatcttGTATATATTGTAGATAAGCTTGTATTGTCCCTCTAATGcaaatttatttcacattgcaGGTAGAAAACATGTAAACAGTTTCTAAATAGTCATGTTTATAGTGTTATTATGACCCACTGGCGCTTTCCTCTTTGGAAACATTCATTCAGTCGCATCCTCAATCTTGAGCGAGTCAGCTACCTCAAATGCAACAGGTCCCAGAATGGTCATTTGGTTAAAAGTGTCCCTTTGCTTTTGATGTCAGGTAGCTTTGAAAACCGCTTCACCTCTTGATCTTCCCGATTTCTACGCACAACCTGGAGAGGTACTGTGTGAGTTTGACCATCACAATTATGAGGGCCCCTCCAACAAACATGCACGAGGGCCACATCAGCGAGTGGAAGACGACGCTGTGGTCGTAGAGCCGAGTCAGAAGAACTGTCTCCTGCTGCTCGCTGGGGTCATAGTAGCAGGGAACCTGCTGGTTGGCCTTCAGACGCTCAGAGATGTTCATGATCATGGTGTACATTTGGGCGCTGTCCTTCTGGCATCTCGGCACATAGAAACACTGCAAGGAAAGGCTTGACTGTAAGCAGTTGTATAGTTATGACTAACTCCAAATCCTATCAAGTAAATCCTCACGCACTACTCACTTCCAAGCTGGCATCCTGTGTCTCTTCATTGTGAGATAATCGACTGATGCGGCCTGTGTTATTGACGTTCACATAGACCTGCAGACAGGGGTATTTGGAGACTCTCCAGCAGTCTGAGCCACAGTTGTAGGAACAGTTAATGTCTGCTGTGATGGTGGAGTTGAGAACAATACACAGACCCTCTTCTGTCCACGCACTGTTTTGACATTCAAATGGAAATCCGATTTAATGCAAATTCAAAAGAACCGTCAAACATTCGAAGGAATCTTATTAGAGCAATTTTTCTTGGGGTTCAAGTTGTTTAGCTCAGTACAGTGAACTCTCGGTATTCACTTGACGCCCCCTTTAAATACTTTGTAATTGCCAATAGATTCCACAGGATAGTAGCAAATCAATACTTGATGTCTAAATCAAACTCCTCAACCCGCTTTAATTGTGCCTTGAAATAAGAGTTTATCCTTtccgtaactcaaaacacttgtatctcaaatcatctttccccatcagAATGTATATAAATcctattaatccattccagccccccccaaaaaaacaatatttttgtaatgttttttttaaataagaacaaTAGCACTCTGTAAAaacacagtaatgacataattaaatcgaacatgaaaaattaaacagtttttgccacattttttgcttcaattcaaaggACATTGCACTTCTCCGTCTAATGTACGCAACTTGGCCACCTTCGGGCAGTATAATTCAGACATGGATATATACAAAGGAGCTGGTCACAATTGTTCAGTAAGTTGCAGTactattagtcgttcttcacaaaggacatacaatacagtatatgcctgtaagtattgtcATATTATCTCTCTATATGTGTTTCtcaactgtttgtgttcaaatatccgttgcatAAATGGTTGTAACACTGCAACACTGATGCTATACGTTAGCAAGTCTAAGGCGTTTTCctgtgtttgttagcattaagctaaacagcgTCATGTTAAGCAAAGCgaagtggttgttttaaatacacaacatgtaattatctttgttttaggtttaggttgacagtaaacctgcactgggagtggcaataaacaacttgaaacatatatattttttttagattggctttttttttttttttttttttgccaaactgctgcttgttgtgaagtgagttgagttgagttcactacgACCATACAGTgttcacatttaaattttttgctgGCAATTCAAAGcaagcggcatggtggacgactggttagagcgtctgcctcacagttctgaggaccggggttcaactccgcctgtgtggagtttgcatgttctccccgtgcctgcgtggggtttctccgggcactccggtttcctcccagatcccaaaaacattcatggtaggttaattgacaactctaaatagcccgtaggtgtgaatatgagggcgaatggttgtttgtttgtatgtgccctgcgattggctggcaaccagttcagggtgtaccccgcctcctgcccgatgatagctgtgatgggctccagcgtgcccgcgaccctagtgaggagaagcagctcagaaaatggatggatggatggatgaagtcaaagcaaaaaattggctGAACGACAGCTCATATCTCGAGAGACTCGTAACTCAGTTCACTCGTACCTAAAGGCTCCACAGTACTTCCTtaacaccaagatgccaccagatggcgccaataCAATACTGTCGTTGcgttggcctgagcacaaaaacagcaaatagaaaATTCTGCGAATGGCGAACCACGAACGTGCGGGGGATCACTGTACTGAGTTTCTATTTCATTACCATATAAATGCAGAGGAAGGAAGAACACAGTCTTCCCAGATATAAAAACACAAGATTTAAATACGACAATTTACCTTTCTGCATATGAGCGTAATATAGTGATCCCAAGCACAAAGTACATCATGACGGAGGAGAGGATCATTCCAAGACCCAGGAGAATAGCTCGATCTTCACCGGGCTTGAGCGCTGTCACTGTCTTTTTCTTGTCCAGTAAATCTACCTCACGGAATTTCTGATAAATTAACCTGACAATAACAGAACAGATGAGTGAGAATTGTGTTACTACATTGAAGCAACACAGCAAATATAACAGCTTGGAAATCAAAGTGCTTGTTTACAGAGCTTTACACGATTCTCCCATCCACTTGCTCCTTCCTCACCTCCTTTCATTTACGCCACTTGATGCTGTATTTTTGGCCCCGGCCACAAAGAACATCTTTCTTGATGAC
Encoded proteins:
- the kcnmb2a gene encoding calcium-activated potassium channel subunit beta-2; translated protein: MFFVAGAKNTASSGVNERRLIYQKFREVDLLDKKKTVTALKPGEDRAILLGLGMILSSVMMYFVLGITILRSYAESAWTEEGLCIVLNSTITADINCSYNCGSDCWRVSKYPCLQVYVNVNNTGRISRLSHNEETQDASLECFYVPRCQKDSAQMYTMIMNISERLKANQQVPCYYDPSEQQETVLLTRLYDHSVVFHSLMWPSCMFVGGALIIVMVKLTQYLSRLCVEIGKIKR